The DNA window CCAATTAGGATAGTCAACAACTTTATATTTTTAGTATAAGGAACAAAAAAGAGTAAAATGAATAGTTATAAATTACTAAgtgatataaaatatttatttactagtTTTTCCATATCTCATCTTTATGATCACGACGAATAACATGcacatcatctgaatctttttctTCAGACGAATGACGTACATGTGTTGTCAAACAAGGGGTCTCATAGTTAAAATCTTGATTTTCATCAGTATTATCAGAAAGATATGTTAAAAGGATCAGTGACATAAAAAACCCATTCTTATTAGGTTGTCATGATGAATGAGTCATTCTTATAAGTTGTCTTTCGAAGATCAAGCCACGTGAATCCTAATCCATTTGTTTCTACACCAGTGTTATTGTCAATCCACTTGCACTTAAATAAAAGCACTATTTTAATCCAAAATCTCCTCAATGACCCCAAAGTACGCTCTAGATGCTAGTACATGATTGTTATCTTTGGAACTAAAGAAGTACATGGATTCATCTTCAATCATAACTGCACTATTTTGCATGGTGCTACGGTCATCCTTtgaatttgtatagattaaaaatttagtaatgtcATATGCACTCCAAGTAATTACATTAAACTTAGGCATACATgataaccatttaattatctTTGATGCACTACTCTCTTTAGAAATACTTTCATTAAACCAAGTTATGAAAGTTTTGTTATGCTCTGTCAATAACCATCTTTCATTCGTCCGGGGGAAGTTTTCCTTTATAAGACTTTTATGAGCGGCCAATTAAGGTTGAACTTCACTAAGGctattcaatatatacaaatgtgCTTGAAGATCTAATTCTCGGTCAAAATTCTTAACAATTAAACCTTTAACACCTCTACCACCATATCTTCCATCATGACGAGACTAGGGAATTCCTATAAAGTTCGCTTCTAACAAATAGTTTGTATAAAACTCAATAGCTTCTTCTATGATGTACCATTCAACGATCGAAGCTTCTGAACGATGATACTTCTTTGTATACCCTTTAAAGATCTTAATGTATCGCTATACCGGATACATACACCGTAAATAAACTAGACCACAAATTTTAATCTCCCTTATTAGATGAACAactaagtgaaccataatgtcaaagAATGATGGAGGGAAAAACATCTCTAATTGACACAAGATAATTGCAGCCTCATGTTCTAAGTCATCTAAATTTTCAAGATCAATAACTTTACTACATATAACATTGAAGAATACGCACAATCTGGTTATTATTACCCTTACATTTCTTGGTAAAATGCTACAGATAGCCACTGGTAAAAGTTATTGCATCAAGTCATGACAATCATGAGATATTAAGCCAACAAATTTGTGATCATTCTTTGACAGaagtttcttcacatttgatGAGTACCCTTTGGGAACTATGATACCCTGCAAACAAtcacaaaatatattatatttcctATTTCTTTTGGGGCTAACTCTTATCGTATACCCATCACAATCATATCTTCACGAAATTTCTTAGTATCTTTTATCTTCGCCTTTAATGTTGAGAAGTGTTTCAATCAACTACACATACATTTCTCTCCACATGCATCACATCAAGACAATGTCTTACATCAAGACTAGAACAATATGGAAGATCAAATAACACCGACCTcttttctaaatatttttcttcacgagccttttttgtttctttccaaAGAAAACATTAATGTGATGTTGTCTTTTATAAACTTTCTTCCCGATTAAGGGCTTTGGATCGATATCAAACTCATGCTCTCCATTAAAAGCCTTCTCAATCTACGGTATGCATGATTAGGCTTTAGAAATTTTTGATGTCCAAGATAAACAGTCTTTTTTCCTTTTAGTAATTAGTGGTGGCATGTATCAAGTTCACATATATGACACGCTTTATATCCCTTGACGATGTACCTAGACAAATTACTGTATGCAAGAAAGTCATTAACTGTGCAAAACAACATGGCACACAGGTTAAAGTTATCACATATATACGGATCATCAACATCAACGCCTTCCTCGCACAAAATTCTTAAATATTCAATCAATAGCGTTAAATAAACATCTATGTCGTTTCTCGGTTGTCTTGGACCCAAAATCATCATTGATAACATCATATACTTGCGCCTCATGCACAACCGTGGAGATAGGTTTTAAATTATGAGAAGAACAAGCCATGACGTATGGTTAGTATTCAAATTACCACAAGGGTTCATTTCTTCGGTGAAAAGTCTAAGCCTAAGGTTCCTCGGTTCTAGTGCAAAATCTGGAAACaatgaatcaattttcttccattgtaATGAATCAGCTACGTGACAAATTTTTCCATCACACACACTTTCATATGCATGTCATGTAGTATTATTTGCGTCATTATCATTAGAAAACAATCTATTGAACCTTTCAACTATCGGTAGGTATCACATCACCTTGGAAGGAACACCCTTTCTAGTTATGTCATCATCGTCATCAACAACATTGTCCTTCTGCTAGTAGCGTGACTCCCCACACCTCAAACACTCCTTtaagtttttatatattttcCTATATAATATTCAATCATTACAACATGCGTGTATTTTTACATAATCCAAACCCATTGGACACATTATCTTCTTGACCTCATAATTACGATTCGACAGCATGTTACCTTTTGGAAGCATTTCTTTCAACAGTTCAAGCAATTGAGTTAAACTTTTATCTGTCCACTCATCTCTTGCCTTAAGATTAAATAGTCTTAAAACCTCTGACAATCTTGTAAAACTTTTATATCCTGCATACTATGATTCTTCCATGTCTCTTTACAAAGTATTTACCACATTAGCTTTCTTGAAAGCATCTACTCCAATATCACAAATcatgtcttctagagtatcattcatatattcatcatcttcaactatATGTGACAGAGGTCCTTTTTATATCACTTCACCATGCCATACCCATTTCATGTAATTTTGAATAATTCCATCACAATCTAAATGATTGAATAGATCACGCTTTGGATGTTTTTGcgtattttggtaaattttacAAGGACACCAAAAATGCCCTTATTGTTATGAAGGTTTTTTTCGGTGAAACCAAGAAATTGTATCACTCCATTCTCATACTCTTTATTTAATCAACTggctttcatccaactacgatccataatcATATAAAActtctgaaaataaaataaaaatagtacacAACCAACAAAAATGAATATTCAAtctcaataaaacaacaataacaacaaacaacaacaactaaaaatACATGAACGACAACAATATAATAAACCGTATAAGTCTCAaaaaccataataataataataataataataataataataataataataataataataataataataataataataataataataataataataataataataataataataataataataataataataacaacaacaacaacaacaacaacaacaacaatatcaaagACGCAAACAACAACAATAGTAATGGAGAATATTTACATATCGGAAATGGGATGATTTGAGGTTCAGCTTCCTTCCTCCTTGGAGAAAAGTGTTGCTTTGGAATTTGAGCTTCCTTCCTCCTTGGAGAATAATGGTGTTCTTTCGTTCGCTGGGGCTCAAAAAGTAAAATGAGATTTAACAATAATTCTGAAGGAATAAAAAATTGGGTTAAGtatatttttggtccctataaattaccaaattttgtttttggtccctataaaaaaatgacatgttttggtccccacaaaattattatgcacgctGTTTTAATCCCTACTGTTAAACCggtgtgtatttttgaatgattattttacagacatgtttagaatgctataaaaagttcctcgaaaaaaaagaaactcaatatttgatttctaagttgagatttgcattacttttatcattatcttttgaaatttaaaaaactcatatttaattcttctcattttaaaaaatactataatttgataaagaaatatgttatagtattctaaacacatatataaaaaaatcattcaaaagtTTAAAAGTTTAGAGGTtattaaacattttttaaaattttaaaaaatagtagaGACTAAAACTATATGCATAAAATTTTTGTAGGGattaaatatatcattttttatagggactaaaattaaatttgaaatatatatagggaccaaaaatatattttaccctaaaaaatttagaaagtttttatatatgttttcttGAAAACCGAGGGAACATATTTGatgtaaaatctataaaaaataaagtttCCTTTTTTGttctaaatgaataaaaatttaaaGAGCTATTATCTcaattttctaaaaaatcaagggAAGATATTCGACGtaaaatatataaagaaaataaaactattttttggttctaaataaatcataaaattgTCGGAATTGGAAATTAAACTCAAACCCTTAACAACTTGTTATGTCGGTTTTATGAAAATCGAAGAAAAAGATTAAGTTTTATCATGAAATAGGCGTTCCATATCATTTGAGCTCAAATTTTCAATAGCTAAAATAAAAACTTtatcatgaaatgtattatttgcttttctttttttttttttttgtaatcaagttGTATTGAAGGGGAACAAAAGTTCAAAACACGATTAAAAGGGAGGCAAAATCAAGCCCGATAAAAGAAAATTGCTCACCAAATAAAACCTATCTTAAGGATAGTAAAGAGTTTTtgctaaactcataaaagttacaattggaatgagtaattttCCCTATATATGACCACCTCTATAACATAGCTTTGCAACCCCAAACCACATCTCTAGCATTCCAAACATGGTCCTTAAAAATGATATATTTCCTACATAGCCAAAGGCTCCAAACAATAGTCAACCAAACACTTTCCGCCTTACTTCTCTTAATATTCAAACTACGCCAAGAACAACTCCACCTATAAAAGCTTTCTTTAAAGTCTTGGGGCGGAGGAAAATCAAACCCAACCAACCGGCCATTTCCTTCCAAACTTCAACCACTTTACACAACGCCAAACAAGGAAAatgacagcgctttttttggctttaggcagcgctttaaagcgctatcTATTCCCCCGCTGTCGTAGGTAAAGGCAGCGCTTTTTTTCAccttaaaagcgctgctaaatgcACCCTTTAGTCAGCACTTTTACttataaagcgctgttaaaggcccctTCAGACAGCGCTTTTAtattaaaagcgctgctaaaggcccactTTAGACATCGCTTTTATGAAACAAATTTTAAGAAAAAGCCccttaaaagcgctggtaaaggccacCTTTAGGCAGCGCTGTTCCcacaagcgctgctaaaggcccaaTTTAGCCAGCACTTTTAtcttaaaagcgctgttaaaggccccatttaggcagcgcttttatcttaaaagcgctgttaaaggccccatttaggcagcgcttttctgAACAAAATTTTTAAAGAGCTTTTAGGCAGCGCTTCTCTTGTAAAGCGCTGTCTAATGTCCACGAAATTTTTAAATGCATCTATTTAAAAAAGGCTTGCCCTAGGTTTTCACCACATTTTGCACCTGTATAtaccattacaaatttcacatataaacaataaaaaaaaactctattttcAGAGCTaagatgctaagaatatatatatatatatatatatatatatatatatatatatatatatatatatatatatatatatatatatatatatatatatatatatatatatatatatatatatatatatatacacgaataaactttgtatttttttatatgctaagatgctaagaatatattaataaacaacaacaaaattacatcCAATTCAATGAAAACAATTGCATCATCCAAAACATTTTtatccaaaacaacaaaattacatcCAATTCAATGAAAACAATTACACAAAATTACATCCAAGTCAAAAGGATGCTAAATATCTACTTTTTCTTCTTGCCAGCAATTGTAACCTTTTTACCCTTCAATATCCTGCAATTGCATCAAACCATtacaatcacaaaacagaataacagaaaaccaaaaacaaaataatataaaggtGAAAAACATTCTACATTAGTGTCCATAAAACCATTCTACATTTGTCACGAATGTATTTCAAATGGCCTGCATATCACTAAATAATTTATGTAGATAAATCAAATATTGCAACATGCACTTGGCTatactcaaaattctcatcaattatAGTAAAATTTCATTATACCTATACAACTTTCAACTCAATCATGAATTGACACCATTCCTCCTTAAGTTCATCCAACTTAGATCTTGAGTAAGTAGCACACttgaagtcatcaaagtactacaaaataatataacatggtatgtttaagttaaaactatttaattatatgagaaatatgtgttaaatattaaaataactctTAAGTTAGAAATCCATACCTTGGACGGAATCTCTATTTGTTTCGAAAGaagaatttctttcataaactgcAACATGTAAAAACCGCAATCTACTTCATTACGCTGCCCAGGACACTACACATGGAAAGAAAATATGGATAAGGCCTAAGTTTTATCACGTATCATCACtatttatataatcaaaattgcgataattaattaatatacctCCACTCGAATCCATGTGATGTTGTTGGCTTTACTCTTTGGTACTTGACTTCCTCTTTGTGCTCGAAAAACTTGTATAGCGCTAATAAAACATAAAcgcataatttaaaataattctcataaataaataaatatacacacgaatatttagaacaatctcacttacgtatcaacCAACTCCTTCATAGCTTCGTATGTACTAACTGGATTGTGTAAGGAATCcagaaaatatacaacttctctGATAGGATTAATCGCGACCAACAACCAATGTCCACTGTAAGGCAAAACAAATGTGAGATGAAAACTTTCTACACAAtgtcaaaatatgaaaaattttaATAGATGAATTTAGAATTTGAAGTCTAACCCGTTGCCGGTATTAAACGGTAAAAAGAATAACTTTTCTGAATTTATGGTGGTCATAAAACGGTTGAGTACATACGCCATGACTTCATCCGGTTTAGATATGATCAACCCTAAGTTGGTATTGAAGGGAGCTAAGAAAGCGAATCTTTGCCTCAATCCACTCGGGTGCATCAATTTTTCATACAAAAACCTTAAATAAAAGACCTCATTAATATTTGAAATGAGTAAATGAATTGTTcatttaattaaacaaattagaTCGGATATACCTTATGTATGTATCAATAACACCGAGGCCTAATTGCGTATGTTCAAAAATTTGTTCAAAATCCTCCATACCAATTGTTTCTTGATGCTCAATACCAAACACATCTTCCTCCATAGGTACAAGACGGGTGTATCCGTGTATTTGTGTCATTGTCGTCTAGAGCATAGGTTGTCGTATTACTTTTCTCCCCCGGTTCAACATTCTCGTTAGTTTCCTCACCATGATATATCTAACACTCATAACTTCGATCAATCCCATGCGTCAGTAAATGCGATTTCAATCCATCTGCGTCAACCCGACCCCCATAACAACAACCCAAACAAAGACATTTCATTCGACCGGCGTCTTCGACGTGTTCAACAGCAAACCTAACGATTTCCAATACCCCATTCTCGTACTCTTTTGACAATCGATCGGCATTCATCCATTTTTTATCCATGGAATTATCACTAATTAAGGTAAACAAAAACACTAATTAGTACATGCATAAACACATGCAATTTCTATAAACACATGCATATTTGTATGCATTCATAATTAGTACTCACATAATACATGAACATGACTTTAGCTAACTAGGAAGTGTAGAATACCATAATAGCTTTGTAGGATTGAATTAAAGAGGACGAGCATGTGTTTTATCATCCCTAGTTAAAAGGCCAATATGATAGTTATGGAACTGTCGCAACAACATATTTTGATGAATTCAATTGTCAtcaattttactttattttttgctTTGGAAAGTTTGTTGCAACGACTATAACTGTCACAAATGTGTGATTTTGTGAAAGTTCAAATGTTATCAATTTTACTATATGTTTTGTTTGTTAAAGTTTGTTGCAAGGATTGTAACCATCGCAAAAGTGAAATTGTGAAAGTTCCAACCGTCACCAATTTTAAGAAAGGGTTAATTTACATTCCGTAAATATATTGatactaaatatatttatatattttgtccAACAGTTTGAACTgttataaaaaatttgttttttttattttcgtatttttggattttaatgaaaaaatattggttattattattttgttttatatatttttgtattttattatatttatatcttttttctttaactgtttatttttattttaaaacactcgtgattaacataaataaataaataaattattgattgaataaaattattataatttaaaactttatttatttatttttttcactacAGTATCCGGTCTAATGGACCGTTTGATTTGATTCAGGGATTATTTCTAACATCAAGTAATTTTAGTCCCCTCTCGATCACAGTTGTGGGAATTGAGCACTAATCCTCCCTATTAAGTCTAGGGTCCATCACTATTGGACCTACTAACAATTGGTTTAGTAGTTATTGAATGTATATCAAATTTCAACCAATAAACACTAAGATCCAtaaaaaaaagagcaaagcatATTTGTGAATGAATGTAATTACAAAATATGTGAAAATAATGATGTGAAATTATTAATGTTACATGCTCATGACTCTTGATGAAATAGTCGAATCTCTCACTTTAACTTTGAATCTTCAACATTTGCTTGCAAAAGATTAAACATATAACGTCAAACGCAGACACTAAGATTTTGGTTGGGAGTTTGAAGGAGGGAGACGTGACTTTGAAAATTAGAAAGTATTTGATCACaagaatagaaagattttggTTGAGAAGATTTGGAGGATTTGTTTTTCTTCTTAATACCAAAAACCCCTTAATTTAAGAATTTAAAATTTGTATTAGAGCAAGGTTTTGAAGGACATTGGAAGGCGTAGACAATttcttcaaatataatttttattgttatagtattt is part of the Vicia villosa cultivar HV-30 ecotype Madison, WI linkage group LG2, Vvil1.0, whole genome shotgun sequence genome and encodes:
- the LOC131646644 gene encoding uncharacterized protein LOC131646644 isoform X2; translated protein: MEEDVFGIEHQETIGMEDFEQIFEHTQLGLGVIDTYIRFLYEKLMHPSGLRQRFAFLAPFNTNLGLIISKPDEVMAYVLNRFMTTINSEKLFFLPFNTGNGGHWLLVAINPIREVVYFLDSLHNPVSTYEAMKELVDTAIQVFRAQRGSQVPKSKANNITWIRVEYFDDFKCATYSRSKLDELKEEWCQFMIELKVV
- the LOC131646644 gene encoding uncharacterized protein LOC131646644 isoform X1 — its product is MEEDVFGIEHQETIGMEDFEQIFEHTQLGLGVIDTYIRFLYEKLMHPSGLRQRFAFLAPFNTNLGLIISKPDEVMAYVLNRFMTTINSEKLFFLPFNTGNGGHWLLVAINPIREVVYFLDSLHNPVSTYEAMKELVDTAIQVFRAQRGSQVPKSKANNITWIRVECPGQRNEVDCGFYMLQFMKEILLSKQIEIPSKYFDDFKCATYSRSKLDELKEEWCQFMIELKVV